The following proteins come from a genomic window of Tepidisphaeraceae bacterium:
- a CDS encoding inositol monophosphatase, producing the protein MSLSNDLSYIVELARGAGSVALSHYGKVDRLTKTHATTTDEAVTVADRATQRYIVDGLRQRFPTDGIIGEESDAGDAITAIIPNPAGRNWVIDPIDGTNNFIAGLGAFAVCIGLMDAGRPVLGVVYDVTRDEMYAGIVDEGATLNGHPIRATERRLDDAAMIMVTSNLIDKAGRCPQWACNFIGQTTWKTRMLGSAAIEAIQVAAGVAHAAITVNGKLWDAVAPCAIVLAAGGVVTGLDGKPIWPYDLTAYTGAKVPFLAGAPNAHGDVLEYLLKNP; encoded by the coding sequence ATGTCGCTTTCGAATGACCTGTCGTACATCGTGGAGTTGGCGCGCGGCGCGGGCAGCGTGGCGCTGAGCCATTACGGGAAGGTCGATCGGCTGACCAAGACCCACGCCACCACGACCGACGAGGCCGTCACCGTCGCCGACCGCGCGACCCAGCGATACATCGTCGACGGTTTGCGCCAGCGCTTCCCGACCGACGGCATCATCGGTGAGGAATCCGACGCCGGCGACGCGATCACCGCGATCATCCCGAATCCCGCTGGCCGCAACTGGGTGATCGACCCGATCGACGGCACCAACAACTTCATCGCCGGCCTGGGCGCGTTCGCCGTCTGCATCGGCTTAATGGACGCCGGCCGACCGGTGCTGGGCGTGGTGTACGACGTGACGCGCGACGAGATGTACGCTGGCATCGTTGACGAAGGCGCCACGCTCAACGGCCACCCCATTCGCGCCACCGAGCGCCGGTTGGACGACGCCGCGATGATCATGGTCACGAGCAACCTGATCGACAAGGCCGGCCGCTGCCCGCAGTGGGCGTGCAATTTCATCGGGCAGACGACCTGGAAGACGCGCATGCTCGGCTCGGCCGCCATCGAGGCCATCCAGGTCGCCGCCGGCGTCGCCCACGCCGCCATCACCGTCAACGGCAAACTCTGGGACGCGGTTGCGCCCTGCGCCATCGTGCTGGCCGCTGGCGGGGTGGTGACGGGTTTGGATGGCAAGCCAATCTGGCCGTACGACCTGACGGCTTACACAGGCGCGAAGGTGCCGTTTCTGGCGGGGGCCCCAAATGCGCATGGGGACGTGCTGGAGTACTTACTGAAGAATCCGTGA
- a CDS encoding cation diffusion facilitator family transporter, with the protein MPTSLPPTAASEFVSGTEIHGPSVNPRVEFRIARIALFVAIALLVTKFTAYAITGSAAIFSDALESVVNVAAAIMAIWALAVAHRPADQSHPYGHGKVEFIGAALEGGMILLAAVAGALKAIDVLLRSPPVSPKLDAGLALMAAALVVNGVLGAALVRMGRRRGSLVLEADGRHLLSDALTSVVAVASLWMVRWTGKAWIDPLGGLIVSVWIAVVGVSLIRRSVAGLMDQTDPADDALLRRIINRHIGDGANEPRVCSFHKLRHRHSGRYHWVDFHLKVPADWDIQRAHEVASAIEYEIELALVHGNATAHVEPCGERGCGQCSASR; encoded by the coding sequence ATGCCGACTTCGCTCCCCCCAACCGCCGCGTCCGAGTTCGTCTCCGGCACGGAGATCCACGGGCCGAGCGTGAACCCGCGCGTGGAGTTTCGTATCGCGCGAATCGCGCTCTTCGTCGCGATCGCGCTGCTGGTCACAAAGTTCACCGCGTACGCGATCACGGGCTCGGCGGCGATCTTTTCCGACGCGCTGGAAAGCGTCGTGAACGTCGCGGCGGCCATCATGGCGATCTGGGCGCTGGCGGTGGCGCATCGGCCGGCGGACCAGTCGCATCCGTACGGGCATGGCAAGGTGGAGTTCATCGGCGCCGCGCTCGAGGGCGGCATGATCCTGCTGGCCGCCGTCGCGGGCGCGTTGAAGGCGATCGACGTGCTGCTGCGCAGCCCACCCGTCTCGCCGAAGTTAGACGCGGGCCTGGCACTGATGGCGGCGGCCTTGGTCGTCAACGGGGTGCTGGGCGCGGCGCTCGTGCGAATGGGTCGGCGGCGCGGATCGCTCGTGCTGGAAGCCGATGGCCGGCATCTATTGAGCGACGCGCTGACGAGCGTGGTCGCGGTGGCGTCGCTGTGGATGGTGCGTTGGACGGGCAAGGCGTGGATCGACCCGCTGGGCGGCCTGATCGTGTCGGTTTGGATCGCAGTGGTCGGCGTCTCGTTGATCCGCCGGAGCGTCGCCGGGCTGATGGACCAGACCGACCCGGCCGACGATGCGCTGCTGCGGCGCATCATCAACCGGCACATCGGCGACGGTGCGAACGAGCCGCGCGTCTGCAGCTTCCACAAGCTACGCCACCGCCATAGCGGCAGATATCACTGGGTCGACTTCCACCTGAAGGTGCCGGCCGACTGGGACATCCAACGTGCCCACGAGGTCGCCAGCGCCATCGAGTACGAGATCGAGTTGGCCCTCGTCCACGGCAACGCGACGGCGCACGTGGAGCCGTGCGGCGAACGGGGCTGCGGGCAGTGCAGTGCTTCCCGCTAG